A window from Camelus bactrianus isolate YW-2024 breed Bactrian camel chromosome 23, ASM4877302v1, whole genome shotgun sequence encodes these proteins:
- the LOC141574826 gene encoding guanylate-binding protein 6-like, translating to MASEDQLDPKFQEQTKKFCSYIFTEARTKTLTEGIMVTGKGLRTLVVTYLDTINSGAVPRLGNAVTTLAQLENSAAIQKADNHYSEQIAQRVSFPTDMLQELLEAHAACEREAPAVFMEHSFKEDKQEFQRNLVEIIKNKKDDFLMQNEETSIKYCQTKLDQLSKALIKSISAGIFSVPGGHELYRKAKEIIEKEYYQVPMKGVKVRNKGNMGNLQNTQRGLLKI from the exons ATGGCATCTGAAGACCAACTGGatcctaaattccaggagcaaacaaaaaaattctgttcTTACATCTTCACTGAAGCAAGGACCAAGACCCTCACAGAAGGTATCATGGTCACTGGGAAAG ggctgaggactctggtTGTGACCTACCTGGATACTATCAATAGTGGAGCAGTACCTCGCTTGGGGAACGCAGTGACaactctggcccagctggagaactcagctgccattcagaaggcagacaaccactacagcgagcagatagcccagcgagtgagcttccccacagacatgctgcaggagctgctTGAGGCGCATGCTGCCTGTGAGAGGGAAGCCCCTGCAGTCTTTATGGAGCActccttcaaggaagacaagcaGGAGTTCCAGAGGAACCTTGTG gaaatcataaagaataagaaagatgatttcttgatgcagaatgaagagacatcaatcaaatattgccagactaaacttgatcagctttcaaaggcactaataaaaagtatctcagcaggaattttctctgttcctggaggtcatgaactctacaggaaagcaaaggaaattattgaaaaggaatattaccaagtgcccatgaaaggagtgaaggtgaggaataagggaaacatggggaacctacagaatactcaaaggggtctcctgaaaatctga